CCTGTGTGTAGCACGCGCGGCAAATTGTCGCATTGTTGATGCTTTTCTTATGTTGCACACTGCGCGGGGCTGAACTATTGCACATAAACCACTTATAGATTGGTTGATCCCCGCAATGTTGAGCTGCTGTAGGCGGCTCTTTTTTAAAGTTTTATATTAGAATTAACTAATTTTAATGAAAGCGTTAAAATCCAGCCTTCATTGGGTATAGTTAAGCTTGCCCTATCGTGGATATCCACGTTTCACAATAAGAAAACTTCCTTCTTTCCATTGCGATCTATTTGTACTTTGGTCGCTGTAAGACGAATTCGGGTACATCATTACCACCGGTAATCTGTGCACCAATGAGCTCACGCCACAGTGGGTTTAGGATTTGGTAACAAAGGACAAGACGATGTTTGATTTGAGTGCAGTCGACCTAGCTCGCGTGCAATTTGCTTTTACAGTTTCGTTTCATATTATTTTTCCTGCCATAACGATTGGTCTGGCCAGCTATTTAGCGGTGCTGGAAGGCCTCTGGTTAACCAAGAAGAACCCTATCTATCGTGATCTTTATCACTTTTGGTCAAAAATATTTGCTGTGAACTTTGCTATGGGCGTCGTCTCTGGATTGGTGATGTCTTATGAGTTTGGTACAAATTGGAGTGCTTTTTCAACGTTTGCTGGTGGCGTGACGGGGCCATTATTGGCTTATGAAGTGCTCACAGCCTTCTTTTTGGAGGCTGGCTTCTTAGGGGTGATGCTATTTGGCTGGAACCGCGTTGGTCCTGGTTTGCACTTCTTTTCTACCATTATGGTCGCTGTGGGCACGCTTATATCCATGACCTGGATCTTAGCGTCAAATAGCTGGATGCAGACGCCACAAGGCTATGAGATTGTGGATGGTCGGGTTGTTCCAGTGGATTGGATCGAAATTATTTTTAATCCATCGTTCCCTTATCGGTTAGTTCACATGGCGTTAGCGGCGTTTTTAGCAACGGCTCTGTTTGTGGCTGCCTCCGGGGCTTGGCATATGCTCAAAGGGTCAGCTAAACCTCATGCCCAAAAAATGTTTTCGATGGCCATGTGGATGCTACTCATAACCGCTCCTTTGCAGATTATTGCGGGCGACTTTCATGGTTTAAATACGCTTGAGTATCAACCGGCTAAAATAGCGGCGATGGAAGGGCATTGGGAGAATGAGCCAGGAGAAGAGGGTGTCCCACTTATTCTTTTTGGATGGCCTGACATGGAAGCGGAGGAAACCAAGTACGCCCTTAAAATTCCGCACTTAGGTAGTTTAATCTTAACGCATACGTGGGATGGGCAATTTGAAGGTCTCAAATCCTTTGCGCCAGAAGATCGTCCTTATGCTCCTGTGGTGTTTTGGAGCTTTAGAATCATGGTTGCTCTAGGAATGTTGATGCTATTGCTTGGAGTATGCGGACTCTGGCTTCGCTGGAAAAAACGCCTCTATGAGTCACCATTATTCCTTAAGTTTGCTTTGGCAATGGGGCCTGCTGGGCTGATTGCAATATTAGCCGGTTGGTTTACCACCGAGGTTGGTCGTCAGCCTTGGGTTGTCTATGGCGTAATGCGCACGGTTGATGCGGCATCAGATCATTCTGTTGCTGCGCTAACTACTACACTGGTTGCCTTTGTGGTTGTTTACTTTGCGGTGTTTGGGATAGGTGTTAAATACATGCTTTCTCTCATAAAGGAAGGCCCGGAGGAACATCATGACCCGGCCGATGGAGAAGACAGTACGCACCGTCCTGCTCGTCCTTTATCTGCGGTTTCTGATAAGGTGAAGTTATGATGAATATGGATCTTTCGATGGCTTGGGCACTCATTATTGGTTTTGGCTTAATGATGTACGTGCTGCTCGATGGCTTTGATTTGGGGTTAGGGATCTTATTTCCTTTCATTGATCACCCTGATGAGCGGGATGTCATGGTTAATACAGTCGCACCAGTATGGGATGGTAACGAAACCTGGTTGGTGATGGGCGGTGCGGCGTTGATGGCGGCCTTTCCACTGGCATACAGTCTAGTGCTAAGCGCCTTGTACATCCCTTTAGTGTTTATGTTGATTGGCTTGATATTGAGGGGAGTCGCGTTTGAGTTTCGCTTTAAGGCAGATGAACATCACCGCCCATTCTGGGATAAGGCGTTTATTGTCGGTTCTTACTTAGCGACCTTCTGCCAAGGCGCTGCGATGGGGGCGTTTATTGATGGTTTTGCTATCGAGAATGAGCGCTTTGTTGGCGGAGCACTCGACTGGTTAACTCCATTTAGTGTGTTTACTGGGATTAGCCTGCTGGTTGCTTATGCTTTGTTGGGCAGTACCTGGTTGGTGATGAAGACAGAAGGGGGGCTGCAAAAGCGTATGCGAGCGTTGTCGCGCCCAATTACTTTTTTGCTGTTGGCTGTAATAGCGGGTATTAGTATTTGGTCACCTATCGCTCATCCCGAGATAGCTAGCCGGTGGTTTACGATGCCCTACTTACTTTATTTCTCACCTGTGCCTATTTTAGTTGTGCTGGTTGCTTTTGGGATTTTACAAGCATTGAATCGCCGAGCAGAAGCGATGCCTTTTATCATGACGCTTGGCTTATTATTTTTAGGGTACAGCGGTTTGATCATTAGTTTGTGGCCAAACATTATCCCTCCGGATATTACCCTGCAACAAGCTGCTGCACCGGCAGAAAGTCAGCGCTTCACCTTGGTTGGTGCACTCATCATCATTCCATGTATTTTGGCTTATACTTTTTGGTCTTACTACGTGTTTCGCGGCAAAGTAAGAGTGGGGGATGGGTATCACTAATGTCTGAGCGGGCCAAAGAAAATAACCCAGATCAAGCTGAGCGCCCT
The window above is part of the Neptunomonas phycophila genome. Proteins encoded here:
- the cydB gene encoding cytochrome d ubiquinol oxidase subunit II, with product MMNMDLSMAWALIIGFGLMMYVLLDGFDLGLGILFPFIDHPDERDVMVNTVAPVWDGNETWLVMGGAALMAAFPLAYSLVLSALYIPLVFMLIGLILRGVAFEFRFKADEHHRPFWDKAFIVGSYLATFCQGAAMGAFIDGFAIENERFVGGALDWLTPFSVFTGISLLVAYALLGSTWLVMKTEGGLQKRMRALSRPITFLLLAVIAGISIWSPIAHPEIASRWFTMPYLLYFSPVPILVVLVAFGILQALNRRAEAMPFIMTLGLLFLGYSGLIISLWPNIIPPDITLQQAAAPAESQRFTLVGALIIIPCILAYTFWSYYVFRGKVRVGDGYH
- a CDS encoding cytochrome ubiquinol oxidase subunit I; this encodes MFDLSAVDLARVQFAFTVSFHIIFPAITIGLASYLAVLEGLWLTKKNPIYRDLYHFWSKIFAVNFAMGVVSGLVMSYEFGTNWSAFSTFAGGVTGPLLAYEVLTAFFLEAGFLGVMLFGWNRVGPGLHFFSTIMVAVGTLISMTWILASNSWMQTPQGYEIVDGRVVPVDWIEIIFNPSFPYRLVHMALAAFLATALFVAASGAWHMLKGSAKPHAQKMFSMAMWMLLITAPLQIIAGDFHGLNTLEYQPAKIAAMEGHWENEPGEEGVPLILFGWPDMEAEETKYALKIPHLGSLILTHTWDGQFEGLKSFAPEDRPYAPVVFWSFRIMVALGMLMLLLGVCGLWLRWKKRLYESPLFLKFALAMGPAGLIAILAGWFTTEVGRQPWVVYGVMRTVDAASDHSVAALTTTLVAFVVVYFAVFGIGVKYMLSLIKEGPEEHHDPADGEDSTHRPARPLSAVSDKVKL